GTATCCAGGCCATTGTGCCCAGCAGCTGTGTGCTTCTGCACTTGGGTGTCCTGGGGTCTCTCGGGGAGGGGCATCAGTGCGGGGTTCTCTCTGACCTCTTGTCTCCTCTCTTCTAGGACTGTGCACTACAACCCTACCAGCACAAaacacttctctttctctgtgggtGCTGTGCCTCGGGCCCTGCAGCCTCAGCTTGGTGTCCTACGATATTTTGCCTCCTACATGGAGCAGCGTCTCATGAAGGTGTGTGGACTGGAGTGGGGCACATCGAGGACTAACACAACCTGATCCCTTCCTATTCCCCTTGGCAGGAGTGGCTGGGGGACTAAGAGCTAGAGGCTGGACCTCTAAGGGAGACATTAATGGGGAGGGGCCTGACTAGTGTCAGACAAATAACCTGTTCCTGCTCCCAGGGTGGTGATCTGCCCAGTGTGGAAGAGGTGGAGATGCCTGTCCCCCCACTCTTGCTGCAGTGGGTCAAGACTGATCAGGCCCTACTCATGCTGTTTAGTGATGGTACTGTCCAGGTAAGAACCCCTCCTGGAGTTGGGGGCAAGGTCTAGGAGGCCCACTATGCTGGGGAAAGAAACTGGACCTGGGGCCTAGGCCCTGATCAGTGCTACCCTTCTGTGCATAGGTGAACTTCTATGGCGACCACACCAAACTGATCCTCAGTGGCTGGGAGCCCCTGCTTGTGACTTTTGTGGCCCGCAATCGCAGTGCTTGCACTTACCTCGCTTCCCACCTTCGGCAGCTGGGCTGTTCTCCGGACCTGCGGCAGCGGCTCCGCTATGCTCTGCGTCTGCTCCGGGACCGCTGCCCAGCCTAGGCCCCAACCTGCAGAGCAGGCCTTGACCTAAAGCCTCAGGGCTGAGGCCTGTGCCTGTAAGGCTCTGGCCTTTGCCTTTGTGGGCCTCCCTGTCCCTTCGGTGCCTCACTGGGGGCTGTGGGCCGAATCCCCCAGGGAATCAGGGACCAGCTTTACTGCGGTTGGAGTCTGCCTGTCTCAGCAGCCTCCTACCCCTTCTCCAAGAAAAGCCTGAGCCTTAGTCCCCAGCTAGGGGACGTTATTTATGGACCacttttatttattgacagacatttatttattgggattgagccccagggaGGGCCTCCTCCTGGGATAATAAACCGTTTTTGCATAACTTGGAGGCCTCTTCACTCGTAGTAGAGCCCATGGACCACGGCCACGGCGAAGAGCGAGGCGTTGGTGAAGGCGGCGGAGGCCAGACCATCGCATTCGGTGTCCCAGAGCGCGCGGCTGACCACGTGCACGCCCTGGCCGGCGCGCGGCCCCAGCACCACACTGCACACTAGCTTGTAGCGCGGGGGACTGATCTCACGCAGGCGCACGCGTACCAACTCGCACAGCTCCTGAGCCAGAGGCCCGGCCTCCGCACCCGAGTAGCACGCATTGTGCAGCCTCGCTGCCAGCGCTGCCTCCAGGGCGCACTGTAAGCGCGAGGCTTCCCAGCGCTCCCCTGGCGCTGGCTCTGTGCGGTAGGAGGGTGCCACCTGACGCACGGGCGCTAGGGGCAACCCAGAGAAGCTAACCCTTGAGCCCAAAAGAGGAACTGGGCCCAGAGATGGTCGCCGACCCCCAGGCCCCACGCCTGGTCCGGCCAGCGAGTTGCGGCGTGAGAAGGACGAGGctgggcccagcacagagccacgGCGGGAGGCCGGGCCCAGACTTGCTAGTTGGGCCTCTTCAATACTGGGCAGGTGGCCTGGAGGCCTCACCGGTGATAGTTTCAGCCCGGGGTCTTTGGTAGTATCCTCCTCCTGGCGTCCTGGGGGCACAGACCTGCCAGCCATGGACCTGCCGGCTGGAAGACCCACACATAGACGGGATGGCCTAAACTGGCCGTCTGTACCACATCCAGTCTTTCACTCCGTGATAAGGGTTTTTACCCCCTAACCCCTCCTTACCTGTGTTTTTGGGACAGGTGAATCAAATTGTCCCCAGCTGCGTGGATTCCTAGGTGCTTAGAGGATTAAGGGCTGTTAGGGACATAAGCGATGCTGCTCAGACTATCATCTTGAGGTTGCCCCTGTCCCCTTGAGCTCCACTTTCCCCTGGGCACTATGGAGGTTAGCTAAGTGAGCTCTAAATAAATacacctccttttctctcttccacctGACTTCTCCAGCAGAAGGGAGATGAACCTCCCCTTTGTTTTCCTCAGCCTAGATAGTGGTGCCTCAAACCCCTAaccagagggagacacagacagaccAACTCCTTCAACCCCACAGATCCTTCTAGCCCTGTGTCTAGAATCCAGACACCTTCGACCCCTACCTGCTTCTAGGGTGGCTGGCACAAAGATCTCTCCTACAATTGGTTCAGGCTGGATGGAGGCAGGTGACTCAGGAAGCTCCTTCCACCCTCTCCAGTTGGCCTCTGGCCCTACCTCCAGAATTAGTTCTGGGATGAATGCCCTCTTCTCCCGAAACTCCCACAGGAAACTGAGTCACCTGCAGCCTTTGGCCTCCAAACTCTCTCCTAGCTCCACAGCCCTTCCTCACCCAGCTGGCCTGACTGGCAGACGGGAAGGTAATGGCCCCTTGTGTTGTGGAGTTGCCCTGGGTTACTGGGAAGGCACTCCTGTTTTTTGGTTTCCTCCTTCCAGTCCTGGCTCTGGCTTAACTTGGAAGTGTTACTACACAGTACATGCTGTgtgcggggtgcctgggtcatCAGGCAAGAGGAGATAACAGGGGCCTAGAACCCCTGTACTGAGGGGGCAGATGTAGAGAGGGGCTCTGGTCAGAAAGGTATTCCCCTACACCAGGGCTCTTGAGCCACTGTCCATTTCTCCCCTTCTGAAGGCTGGCTCTGAAGCTGTGAGCAAGTTGCAGAGGCTGGTATATGGGGAGACCTTGAGGCTGTAGGGGTGGCTGTTCAGGAATCAGGATCTTCCCCCACAGGAAGAAGAACGTCATGGCTCTATCCTCTCCCCATTAGCCTCAACAAGGACAAACATTTCCGCTCTCTgtgcagagctggggtggggttTGGATGACTTCCTCAGCTCAGGGCtgtgtgcagggggaggggagacccaTTAGCCCTGCTGGTGGGAGCCGACCTGATGCAACAGTGGTGACTAGACTTGGCAGTGAACCAGAGTCCAGCCTCCTGACCCCTGCTGACCCAAGTGCTCTGGAGCTTGTCTCCAGCTGGCCACACCTCTGCTGTGCCCTAGTGCCTAGAGTGCCAACCCCCTAACTGTGGTTGCATTTTAGGGATGCCAGAGGCCATGACGCCTCTGTCAGAGCTGACACCTCCTCACCTGACCTCCTTCTGGGAGGGACAGGACTGCCCCCTCCCAGACAAGCCAGTCTGGGCCCTGAAAGCTCCATGAGGGTGAGGAATTTCCCTATTGAGGGGGGTTTCCCAGGCCTGGCTAACCTGATCCTGACCCTGTGCGCATGTGAGGGAAGGAGTAGGAGGGTCAGGGAGTTTGAACTCTGAATCCAAGCCAGGCAGGGGCCTGGGTGTTAAGACCCTCTACTAAGCTTCCTGCCCCTCTGAGGGCTGAAGTTTTCCCTGGGCCTGTGGAAGATGGGTGGGGCCTCTCAAGCTGAGCTCCAGTTTCCGTGGAAACCCACAGGCTTCCCACCCACTGCTGCCTGGGCAGGCTCCCAGCTGGGGCCTCATGCTctgccagcctctcctccccagtCCAGTCTGCTCCACCCTCAGCCCGTCTTGGCCCCTTCCCTGACTCTCCATCCCCAAGCCCAGCCTCTGGCCTCTTCCATTGGGCTCTAATGCCTTCTTAAGGAACCTGGGCCTCTCCTGCCCCATCCCTAAACTTCAGCTTCTCAGCAAACAGGCTTCCCaagctcctgcccctccctctcaggCCTTTCTAGCCTCCTTACCAGCTCCCAGGCCTAGCCAGGCCTCCTGCTCCTGCCCACCTATCACCTCCCACAGACCAACAGACAACAGGTCTCCTAGGCTATTCTGTCCTCttgctcccctgccccaccccacccatggAGACCCCAGGACTGGTTGTGCACGGGGAGGCTGCACCCTTTTCCACAGCACTCCGAAGCCTTCTCAACAATCCCCAATACAGGTGAGGGGGTGGGCCCTGTCTGTGGGATTTCCTTAGCTGGCTCTGCTGGGTCCCATGACTCTGAGGAAGCCTTGGGTACAGAAGAGGTGGAGATGACCCTCCTCCCTGGTGAACTCAGTCTGGGGAAGTCAAGTGTGGAGAATGGCTACAGGTTACAACACTCAGTGTCCATGATGTCTTGAGAGCcagaagtgggggcggggggagaagagggggaggcagTGGGGGCTGGAGCCCGGAGCAACtggtatgactttgggcaaaggCCTTCTTTTGTGGATTTGGGTTCCTGGCAGAGAGGAGCCCTTTGCCCCCTGGATCTTGAGAGATGGGATGTGACTTGAGTCCCTCCCTGGGAGGCAGAGGAGCAGATGACCCTGTTCTGGGAACTGGGGATTCACAAGAGGAACAAAACTCAAGGGATTGAGCCAGAGTTTCCGGCAGGAAGCAGTTCAAGGGTGCTGCCTAGGGCTCACTGCACAGGATGCTAGTGGTGTCTGAAACCAGGGATAGAATATGGGGGCAGGGCTGGTCAGGAGAACTAGAATGTAGCTTTCTGTCCCCACTGCCTCCCTAAGGGTTGAGGACTCCCATGACCCTACTGCTTTGGGGATTACAGTCTGGTCTGAGTAGTGGGAACCCCTGGCCTTGGACCTGGGACTAGGAGGCTCCAGAAGCCCAAGCTTCATTTCCTGCCTCCTACCCTCTATGCTGTTGGGAGGCCCAGAGGCTGGGGCCGGAAGTGGTTGTGAAGATGGAAAATGTGGTCTGGTCTCATGATGGTGCGTCGCTGCCATGTCTATCTGCAGCCAGTGCACTCTGCacccccgctcccccaccccctcctgcctgGAGGAGGCTGAAAAAAGCTGAGTTTGCAGTCTGTGGAGGTGGAGCCAAGAAGAGCTTCCCTTACCTCAAGAGTCAGGCTGGGGAGAAGAGGGGTATGTAAGATCAATCTTGCATCAGCCTTAGTGTCCCCTCAGTGATCAAGCATAGCCACCTCCTCTAAGACCTGAGGGTTTGGGATTACTatcccatttcatggatgagaaaCCTGAAATTCAAAGGTATAAGTCACTTGCCTGAGGCACCATCATGGGATGAAGCTAGGACTAGAATCCAGGCCTGTGTGTATACTCCAGACCATTGGCTGGAAGGACTAAGCCCTGTCCCTTATatgacagataaggaaatgaaagctCAGAGTGGGCAAAGGCAAAGCCTAGAGTTATATCCAAGACTCTGGCCTCTTCTTCCCtggctctctccttcccttcccacagtGATGTTTGCTTTGTGGTCGGTCAAGAACGGCAGGAGGTGTTTGCCCACCGGTGCTTGTTGGCCTGTAGATGCAACTTCTTCCAACGACTTCTGGGTCCGAAGCTGGGCTCTGGCATGCCTAGCCCCGTGGTGCTAAGCACTGTGCCAGCTGAGGCCTTCCTGGCAGTGCTGGAGTTCCTGTACACCAACAGCGTCAGGCTGCACCGCCACTCTGTGAGCCTGTTGGGCAAGGGTGtggatgagagagggagggggaggggcaggagacacTCCCTTCCACATCCCTTCTACTTTGCAGGTGCTGGAGGTGCTGACCGCGGCTATAGAATATGGGCTGGAGGAACTGCGAGAGGTAGGTTTATGTGGCAGGCCCTTGTCtcatttctcttgcttcttaTGGGCTCAGATCACACCCTGCCTCACACACACTCTGGCCTGGAGAGGAACGTGTTCCAATACAGAAGTATGGATATCTCTCTGTGTAAATAGGCATTCTGTGTGCCTATGTGCAATGGATATGTACATGCCCTGTGTGTGCTGTGGGGGCATATGGCGGGGGTTATGGCTGGTGCCATAGATGCCAGGATAAATCAGCCTTGATCTTTGTTCTTCAAAGAGAGATAGACACATGAAAACTCTTAACCCAGGGGCATAAGAAGTGTGATAAATGAGGGTATATGGTGCTGAGACTCTACAGAGGGTCTCTCTAGTCTTGCCataggggagaaaggaagggaagactTCTTGGAAGGGGAAACATTTGTGTTAGATCAAGTAGAATAGGTAGAGGTTTGCTCAGAGGGGGAGTGGAAAAGGTGGCATTCTAGTCACAGAGGCACAAAAGGAGCTAGTGAGCCATTTAGTGTGGCTGGACTAAgtgtgagaggagagagacagatgagACTGGAGACAGTGCCGGGGGCTAAATCATACTGGACCTTTAaaaatttggactttttttttactcagaGGGCATGGAAACTCATTGGAAGTTTCAGGTAAGGGAGGGAGGATTTGGAGCTAAGAGGATAAGTGATTGGGAGAGATGGGAAGGGCTCCACAGTCCAATGGGGATGAGAAGCAGTGGCAGCCCATGACTTTAAGAGAAGTGGAACTGGCATGACCCAGTGCTTTTCTGGATGTGAAAGTGAGAAGGAGAGGTCATGGGTGAAATTCAAGTTTCTGGTTAAAACAAAAAGGTCTTTGAGTCAGGAGTGACACAAGATAAGTGTCCTCAGAGAAGGAGAGTGGATTTTCACGTGGCTTTCATCTAGTTTCATTTGTGGGGAATGTGCTAGAAGGTAGACTGCTGGACCCAAAGTAGGCTGCTAGTGTCCAGTCCCTTCAGGCTTGCCAAATCTCAGACCCTGGTGATTTCTTGCCTCTCTTGGTCTGGGAGGTCACCTTGGGCATGTGGCTGCTTAGGAGCTCGGGTGGCTCACTGCTTCTGAGGATGGGGTCTTGGAGGGGGAGACACCTTGGCACAACCCGCTTTCATTTCTGTTCCCAGCTGTGCCTGGAGTTTGTGGTG
This Lynx canadensis isolate LIC74 chromosome C1, mLynCan4.pri.v2, whole genome shotgun sequence DNA region includes the following protein-coding sequences:
- the TCTEX1D4 gene encoding tctex1 domain-containing protein 4, translated to MAGRSVPPGRQEEDTTKDPGLKLSPVRPPGHLPSIEEAQLASLGPASRRGSVLGPASSFSRRNSLAGPGVGPGGRRPSLGPVPLLGSRVSFSGLPLAPVRQVAPSYRTEPAPGERWEASRLQCALEAALAARLHNACYSGAEAGPLAQELCELVRVRLREISPPRYKLVCSVVLGPRAGQGVHVVSRALWDTECDGLASAAFTNASLFAVAVVHGLYYE